The sequence below is a genomic window from Myxococcus guangdongensis.
CAGCCGCTCCTGGATGAGCTGGCGCGCGAAGTAGATGTCCACGTCCTCCTGGAAGACGACGGTGACGACGGAGAGGCCAAATTTGGAGACGGAGCGAATCTCCTCGGTGTCGGGCAGCCCGCTCATCGCCGTCTCGACGGGCACGGTGATGAACCGCTCGACCTCCACGGGACCCAGCCCGGGCGAGGAGGTGAGAATCTGCACCTGCACGTTGGTCACGTCTGGCACCGCGTCGATGGGCAGCGTGCGCAGCGCGTTCAGCCCGAAGCCGACGAGGACCAGGGTGAGCAGGAAGACGATGAAGCGGTTCTGGATGGAGAAATGGATGAGCCTGTCGAACATGGTGGCCGCCTAGTGGGAGTGGCCTTCGCCCATGCTCTCCTTGGAGAGCTCGGACTTGAGGATGAACGCACCCTGGGTGACGAGGGGCGCGCCTGGCTCGAGACCTGAGAGCAGCTCCACCTCGGTGGCGGAGCTGGCGCCCGTCTGGACCTCGACGGGACGGAACTGGTGCTCGGCGACGGGGACGAAGACGACCTGCTCCTCGCCCACCTTCTGCACCGCCGCCCGGGGCACGACGACGCGGCCCTTCACGCCCGCGTCGGTCATCGCCTCCGTGGTGACGATGTCCGCCTGCGCGAACATCCCGGGCTTGAGCGCGCCCTCGGTGTTGGCCACCACCACGCGAACCGGGATGGTGCGCGTCTTCTCGTCGACGATGTCGCCGATGTAGCCGACCTCTCCCCGGAAGCGCTTGCCGGGGACCGCCTGGACGGTGAGCTCCACCGTCTGTCCCGCGCGGACCTGGGCGAGCCGCGACTCGGGCAGGTCGAGCAGGGCCCAGAGCTGGGAGAGTTCGGCGACGGTGAAGAGGGACGTGGTGGCCTCGACGGCCTGGCCCACGATGCCGTGTATCTCCACCACGGTGCCGCTCATCGGGCTGATGGCGGGGAAGCGCGAGCTGTAGTGCTCGTTGGCGCGCAGCGTGGCGATTTCGCCGTCGGAGAGCCCCAGCGCGTGGAGTCGCCCATCGGCCGCGTTCCGCTCGGCCTGGGCGGTGACGAAGAGGCTCTCCGCCTCGCGTGTCTCGCGCTCGCTGGTGATGCCCTTGGCGAGCAGCTCCTGCTCGCGGCGGAAGTTCCCCTCCGCCACGCGCGCCTGGGTCGCCGCGGAGAGGTAGTCCGCGCGCGCCTGCCCCAGCTCCGGGCTGTCCAGGTGTCCGAGCACCTGGCCCTTCTTCACCTTCTGGCCCAACACGACGGCGAGGGTGTCGAGCCTGCCCGGAACACGAGAGGCGACCTTGGCCACGCCGTCTTGCGTGAAGGTGATGCGGGCGGGCACGGAGAGGCCGGACGAGAGCGGCTTCACCTGGGCCTGGCCGAGCTCCAGCTTCGCCGAACGCGCGGCCTCGGGCGTGAGGGTGATGAGCTGGTCGTGGTCGTCATCGTCTCCGTGCGCCGCTTCTCCGGGCGCGTGGTCGTCGCCCTCCGGGTGGTCGGATGACTTGCTGCTGGAGGAGGGCTTCGTCGCCGTTTCCGGAGGAGGGGCGCCCTTCTTCTCGGCGCAGCCGGTGGAGAGGAAGGACAGGGCCAGCGTGACGAACAGCGGGATGGACGCTTTCATT
It includes:
- a CDS encoding efflux RND transporter periplasmic adaptor subunit, with amino-acid sequence MKASIPLFVTLALSFLSTGCAEKKGAPPPETATKPSSSSKSSDHPEGDDHAPGEAAHGDDDDHDQLITLTPEAARSAKLELGQAQVKPLSSGLSVPARITFTQDGVAKVASRVPGRLDTLAVVLGQKVKKGQVLGHLDSPELGQARADYLSAATQARVAEGNFRREQELLAKGITSERETREAESLFVTAQAERNAADGRLHALGLSDGEIATLRANEHYSSRFPAISPMSGTVVEIHGIVGQAVEATTSLFTVAELSQLWALLDLPESRLAQVRAGQTVELTVQAVPGKRFRGEVGYIGDIVDEKTRTIPVRVVVANTEGALKPGMFAQADIVTTEAMTDAGVKGRVVVPRAAVQKVGEEQVVFVPVAEHQFRPVEVQTGASSATEVELLSGLEPGAPLVTQGAFILKSELSKESMGEGHSH